The Polyangium aurulentum genomic interval TCCGTCGAGGTCACGATGCACGAGGGCCGCGCCCGGCTCGTCGTGCGCGATCAGGGCATGGGTATCGCGAAGCAGGACCAGGAGCGCATCTTCGAGCGCTTCGTGCGCGCCGTGCCCGCCTGCCGCTTCGGCGGACTCGGCCTCGGGCTCTACATCGCGCGGGCGATCGCCGAGGCGCACGGAGGCTCCATTCAGGTGGAGAGCGAGCCCGACCGAGGCGCGACCTTCACGGTCGAGCTGCCCCTCGAGGTCGAGGAGAGCGAGCTCGGCGTGCACCACGCTCCGGGCGGGCACACGCCGAGCGGGCACGCGCCGAGCGTCAATCGTCCGAGCCATTCTCTCCACCGGCGCTCGCGCCCGGCGGGGCGCCGCAAGGCGGCTCGGAGGGTGCGTACCCGAGCTTCTTGATCCCGAGCGTCTTCATGCGGTGAACGAGCGTCCGCAGCGGCATCTCGAGCTTGCGCGCCGCCTCGGTCTGGTTCCACTGCGATTCACGCAGCGCCTCCACGATGATCTCGGCCTCGTGCCGCGCCATGCGCGCCCGCAATCCGCCGCCCTCTTCGGACAATGCGCTCGCGGGCGGGACCGAGTCCCGGTCGCCCGTCTCCTTTTCGGCCCCGCCCTTTTCCAGCGCGCCCTTTTCCACGGCGCCCAGACCAGGCGGGCGCAGGCGCGCGGCCGCGCGGACGCGCTCGGGCAGATCTTTGACCAGGATCGTGTCCCCTTCCGCGATGACCACGGCCCGCTCGATCGCATTGCGCAGCTCGCGCACGTTGCCCGACCAGGAGTAGCTGCGCAAAAGCGCGAGCGCGGCCGGGTCGAAACCGCGAATGCTGCGGTCGTTGGCCTGGTTCGCGTACATCAAAAAGCGCATGCTGAGCGGCTCGATGTCCTCCGGGCGCTCGCGCAGCGGGGGAATGGTCAGCGTCATGGCGTTGAGCCGATAGAGCAGGTCGAGCCGGAACGTGCCCGCGTCGCACATGACCTCGAGGTCCCTGTGCGTGGCCGCGATGAGCCGCACGTCGACCTCGATTTCCTTGCTCGATCCCACGCGCGTCACCCGCTTCGTCTCGAGCACGCGCAGGAGCGCCGCCTGCGCCGCGAGCGACAGCTCCCCGATCTCGTCGAGGAAGACCGTGCCGCCGTCGGCGGCCTCGAAGATGCCCTTTTGCTGCTGGCTCGCGCCCGTGAATGCGCCGCGCTCGTGCCCGAAGAGCGTGCTCTCGACGAGCTGCTGCGGGATCGCGCCGCAATTGACGCAGACCATCGGGCGCGCGCTGCGAGGGCCCTGATCGTGGATCGCGTGGGCCACGACCTCCTTGCCCGTGCCGGTCTCGCCCTGGAGCAGGACGGGAATCGAGGAGCGCGCGAGCCGCGCGATGGCCGCGAAGACCTGCCGGATGGCCGGGCTCTCGGTCACGGGCTCCTCGCCTCCTGGCGTCCCCGACGTCCATGGCCCGCAAGGCGCCGAGTGCACGGGCCGCCCGGGCGCCGCGGCCTGCGCTGCGGCCCATGACGCCTCGAGCAGCTTCTCCGCCGAGCCCGCCGTATCCGGCGAGGCGGCGACGCCCGCGAACAGGGGCACCTCGCTCTCCGCGGGCTCGGTGATTGCGCGGGCGAGGTCCATGGCGGCCGGCAGGCTCGACTCCGGCAGCAAAATCGCAACGGCGTCGAGGCTGTAGAGCGCCATTTTATCGACCGGCCTGAGCAGCGCCCGCACGCGCGGCGACCAGCGGCTCACGTGCGCCTGCCCGCCTCGCCCCGCCCGGATCATCACGAGCCCCACGCTGCGCCCGAAGAAGCGCGCGCGCAGGACCTCCTCCTCGAGCGCCACGCGGAATCGCTCGTGGCTCATCAGCCCCGGGACGATGCCGTCGCTCGCGGCGCGCTCGGAGGCGGCCACGATCACCCGCCCGAGCACCACCTCTTCGCCGACGTGCACCTCGCCGCGCTCGACGCGATCGCCATGCATCCACGTGCCGTTCAGCGATCCGAGGTCCTCGACCACGATCGAGCCCTCCCCGCAGGTGAAGCGGGCGTGCTCGCGCGACAGGCTATCGTCGCCGATTTGCACCTCCGCGGGCGCCGCGCGCCCGATGACCACGGATGCGCCGGGCCCGAGCTCGACCGTCTCCACGCCGTCGCGGTGATAGACGAGCAACTCGACGACGTGGCGCCCGTGCCGCTCCTGCAGGAGAGCGTCGATCATGGCCGACGGCAAAGGCACGGTCTGCGCGATTTCGGGTCCGCGTACCGCCATTTGGAAAACCCTCCCCGTGGGCACTATGTCACGGCGCCCGGCGCCGAGCACGCCCCGTCACGCGAAGGACCGCGCTCATCGTGCCAATCCAGTCGAGCGTCGCCATGCGCATTGTCATCGCAGGCTCCGCCCGTGCGTTCCTCCAGCGCCTCGACCGACGAACAGCTCGTCGCCACGGCCGGTTGCCCGTCTGCTTCCCGGAACAGGCTCGCTGCACCATTCCACCGCTTTCCAATCCGCGAGCCTCTGCTAAGCTCGGCCGCCTTTTCGACCATGGCCGAGACACACCACACATTTTGCCGTATCTGCGAGGCGCTCTGCGGGCTCGAGGTCGACGTGGACGGGGGCCGGGTGACGGCGATCCGCCCCGACGCCGAGCACGTGGCCACGCAAGGGTTTTCATGCCCCAAGGGCATGAAGCAGCACAAGATGTACGCCTCGCCCGATCGCGTGCGCTACCCGCAAAGGCGCAGCGGCGCGGGCTTCGAGCGGGCCTCGTGGGACGAGGCGCTCTCGGACATCGGCGCGCGCGTCAAACGTATCCGCGAGGAGCACGGCCCGGACGCGATCGCGATGTACGTGGGCACCGCGGCGGGCTTCTCGGTGCTTCACCCGATCTTCGCGCAGGGCTTCATGGCGGGCCTCGGCTCGCGCAGCATGTACGCCTCGGCGTCGCAGGACTGCAGCAACAAGTTCGCCGTCGCGCGCGAGATGTACGGCTTCCCTTTCACGCAGCCGTTCCCCGATCTCGACAGGACGGGCTGCCTCATCGTGGTCGGCGCGAACCCGGTCGTGTCGAAGTGGAGCTTTTTGCAGGTGCCGAGCCCCGCGCGCACGCTCAAGGGAATCGAGGCCCGCGGCGGCCGCGTCTTCTTCGTCGATCCGCGGCGCACCGAGAGCGCGAAGGTCGCCGGCGAGCACGTCTTCATCCGCCCGAACACCGACGTCTTCTTCTTCCTTTCATTCTTGCGCGAGCTCATCGCCTCGGGCGGCGTGGACAGGGAGCGCGTCGATCGTCACACGACGGGCTTCGAGGCGATCGCGCGCCTCGTCGAGCCGTGGACGCCGGAGCGCACGGCGCGCGTCACCAACATCGATCCCGGCAAGCTGCGCGAGATGGTCGCGAGCTACCGCGCGGCCGGGCGCGCCGCGATCTACTCCTCGACCGGCGTCAACATGGGCCAGAATGGCTCGCTCGCCTTCTGGCTCCAGGAATGCATCAACGCGATCTCGGGCAACCTCGACCGCGCAGGAGGCACGCTCGTCGGCCGCGGGATCTTCGATTTCGCCGCTTTCGGCAGGCGCACGGGCACGCTCTTGCGCGACGATCGATCGCGCATCGGCAACTTCCGCTCGGTGAACGACGCGTTCCCGGGAGGCCTGCTCGCCGACGAGATCACGACGCCGGGCCCCGGCCAGGTGCGCGCGCTCTTCGTCACCGGCGGCAACCCGCTCATCACGATGCCCGGCGCCGAGCGCCTGCGCCGCGCCTTTGGCAAGCTCGATCTGCTCGTCACGATTGACCTCTTCCGCAACGAGACAGGCTCGCTCGCGCACTGGGTCCTGCCGGCCACGTCGCCGCTCGAGCGCGCGGACCTGCCCTTCATTTTCCCGCTCTTGCTCGGCCTTCAGCGGCGCCCGTACCTGCAAGCGAGCCGCGCCGTCGTTCGCCAGGACGGCGAGCAGCGAGACGAGGCCACCCTCTACCTCGATCTCTGTCGCGCCGCGGAAGCGCCCCTCTTCGGCTCGAAGATCGCGCAGCGCGCCCTCGAGGGGCTCACGGCCCTGCATTCGACCCTCCACCCGGACGAGCCGCGCTCATTGCCGCAGGAGCTGCTGCTTTCGGCGCTGCTCCTCGCCACGGGCAACGGCACCTTCGGCCGGCTCGCGAAGAGCTCGCACGGGCGCCTCCGGCCGCCCCACCGCGAGGACGACTTCCTCGGCAAACGCGTCGTCACCGACGACGGCCGCGTGCACCTCGCGCCGCGCGCGCTCGTCGACCGCGCGCAGAAGCTCGACGCCGAATACGAGGCCGAGCTTTCGCGCGAGGGG includes:
- a CDS encoding sigma 54-interacting transcriptional regulator encodes the protein MAVRGPEIAQTVPLPSAMIDALLQERHGRHVVELLVYHRDGVETVELGPGASVVIGRAAPAEVQIGDDSLSREHARFTCGEGSIVVEDLGSLNGTWMHGDRVERGEVHVGEEVVLGRVIVAASERAASDGIVPGLMSHERFRVALEEEVLRARFFGRSVGLVMIRAGRGGQAHVSRWSPRVRALLRPVDKMALYSLDAVAILLPESSLPAAMDLARAITEPAESEVPLFAGVAASPDTAGSAEKLLEASWAAAQAAAPGRPVHSAPCGPWTSGTPGGEEPVTESPAIRQVFAAIARLARSSIPVLLQGETGTGKEVVAHAIHDQGPRSARPMVCVNCGAIPQQLVESTLFGHERGAFTGASQQQKGIFEAADGGTVFLDEIGELSLAAQAALLRVLETKRVTRVGSSKEIEVDVRLIAATHRDLEVMCDAGTFRLDLLYRLNAMTLTIPPLRERPEDIEPLSMRFLMYANQANDRSIRGFDPAALALLRSYSWSGNVRELRNAIERAVVIAEGDTILVKDLPERVRAAARLRPPGLGAVEKGALEKGGAEKETGDRDSVPPASALSEEGGGLRARMARHEAEIIVEALRESQWNQTEAARKLEMPLRTLVHRMKTLGIKKLGYAPSEPPCGAPPGASAGGENGSDD
- a CDS encoding molybdopterin-containing oxidoreductase family protein; translated protein: MAETHHTFCRICEALCGLEVDVDGGRVTAIRPDAEHVATQGFSCPKGMKQHKMYASPDRVRYPQRRSGAGFERASWDEALSDIGARVKRIREEHGPDAIAMYVGTAAGFSVLHPIFAQGFMAGLGSRSMYASASQDCSNKFAVAREMYGFPFTQPFPDLDRTGCLIVVGANPVVSKWSFLQVPSPARTLKGIEARGGRVFFVDPRRTESAKVAGEHVFIRPNTDVFFFLSFLRELIASGGVDRERVDRHTTGFEAIARLVEPWTPERTARVTNIDPGKLREMVASYRAAGRAAIYSSTGVNMGQNGSLAFWLQECINAISGNLDRAGGTLVGRGIFDFAAFGRRTGTLLRDDRSRIGNFRSVNDAFPGGLLADEITTPGPGQVRALFVTGGNPLITMPGAERLRRAFGKLDLLVTIDLFRNETGSLAHWVLPATSPLERADLPFIFPLLLGLQRRPYLQASRAVVRQDGEQRDEATLYLDLCRAAEAPLFGSKIAQRALEGLTALHSTLHPDEPRSLPQELLLSALLLATGNGTFGRLAKSSHGRLRPPHREDDFLGKRVVTDDGRVHLAPRALVDRAQKLDAEYEAELSREGQLKLITRRRVTTHNSWTHNLEEFVETDNGTNHLYVHPDDAARLGLREGDLADVSTDVATVRVPVRLLADLMPGTVALPHGWGHQHASGLSVARKTRGVNVNLLAADGPERLEPLSGMAHLTGFVVSVRPASGPQDTTSWSGLPAEEA